A window from Nothobranchius furzeri strain GRZ-AD chromosome 17, NfurGRZ-RIMD1, whole genome shotgun sequence encodes these proteins:
- the LOC107393461 gene encoding multiple epidermal growth factor-like domains protein 9 isoform X1 translates to MSTTSLMMRRSSVLFCVLFGYIIGRSDAAPPVSPDAWFGSDSRGGIQTPPPGTRSSLDPGPGLHLTAAVVSSDPKASRSPAIRTGTVSPETGLISAIREPVAGPGSGLSSTRKRSTEAQTVLAPEKMLQTLMSMVSSQRSDNDAWASEPNPAVTSAEIGPEPSCNCSSGSEGIQNPEECDPRTGQCLCVSGYSGLQCDECEGEFFTNGTSGCLPCSCDSFGAMNLLCDSSGSCVCKPGVYGPKCDECHPGFFHFSNTGCRPCRCNNHTSSCHPQSGVCLDCEGNTQGSNCEECKPGFYRRPGSTLDHACAPCPCSNSTSTGTCRTGGSGSLVCEQCRPPYSGPLCDQCIAGFYRESGVCVPCDCSGNADPRGLDPLCHPDTGSCLRCINNTTGPRCQLCAPGFIGDALTHNCTRPATRLLSGPADPSPPKAPAPSRSSPTSSFTSVTLTYITTSRGFPEPNSTQAVLSSLSSPTDNTTSALTEVSWTQFNIIILAVIILVVLLLLGFVGGVYTYREYQNRKLNAPFWTIELKEDNISFSSYHDSIPNADVSGLLEDEASEVVPNGQLALTTQGNCYKA, encoded by the exons ATGAGCACAACATCCTTAATGATGCGCAGGTCATCGGTTCTGTTCTGTGTTCTGTTCGGATACATCATCGGACGTTCGGACGCTGCGCCCCCCGTCAGCCCCGATGCCTGGTTCGGCTCAGACTCCCGGGGAGGCATCCAGACCCCTCCACCCGGAACCAGGTCCTCCCTCGATCCCGGACCCGGACTCCATCTGACGGCTGCTGTTGTTTCATCCGACCCGAAGGCCTCTAGAAGCCCCGCGATCAGAACCGGAACCGTTTCCCCTGAAACCGGGTTAATCTCAGCCATAAGGGAACCAGTGGCTGGTCCGGGTTCCGGACTAAGCAGCACTCGGAAACGGTCCACTGAGGCCCAGACGGTTCTGGCTCCTGAGAAGATGCTGCAGACGCTGATGTCCATGGTCTCCTCCCAGCGCTCAGACAACGACGCCTGGGCTTCAGAACCGAACCCTGCTGTCACCTCAGCGGAAATAGGTCCGG agcCCTCGTGCAACTGCAGCAGCGGCAGCGAGGGGATTCAGAACCCAGAGGAGTGTGACCCGAGGACcggtcagtgtttgtgtgtgtcgggCTACAGCGGTCTGCAGTGTGACGAGTGTGAGGGGGAGTTCTTCACCAATGGCACCAGCGGCTGCCTGCCCTGCTCCTGTGACTCCTTCGGTGCCATGAACCTCCTCTGTGACAG ctcaggaagctgtGTGTGTAAGCCAGGCGTTTACGGGCCCAAGTGTGACGAGTGCCACCCGGGCTTCTTCCACTTCAGCAACACCGGCTGTCGGCCTTGCCGGTGCAACAACCACACCAGCTCCTGCCACCCTCAGTCCG GAGTGTGCCTGGACTGTGAGGGGAACACCCAGGGATCCAACTGTGAGGAGTGTAAGCCCGGGTTCTACCGTAGGCCCGGTTCTACCCTGGACCATGCCTGTGCACCATGTCCCTGCTCCAACTCCACCTCCACTGGCACCTGTCGCACCG gtggGAGTGGCTCTCTGGTGTGTGAGCAGTGCCGTCCTCCCTACAGCGGTCCGCTCTGTGATCAGTGCATTGCTGGTTTCTACAGGGAGTCAGGGGTGTGTGTTCCGTGTGACTGCAGCGGGAACGCGGACCCCCGAGGCCTGGACCCGCTTTGTCACCCTGACACCGGATCCTGCCTCCGCTGCATCAACAACACCACTGGGCCTCGGTGCCAGCTCTGTGCTCCAGGATTCATCGGGGATGCACTAACACACAACTGCACCCGTCCAG cGACCCGCCTCCTTTCAGGACCAGCAGATCCATCTCCACCCAAGGCCCCCGCACCCAGCAGATCCTCGCCCACGTCGTCTTTCACCAGTGTCACTTTGACTTACATCACCACCAGCAGAGGCTTCCCAGAGCCCAACAGCACCCAGGCTGTGCTGAGCAGCCTCAGCAGCCCAACTGACAACACCACATCTGCCCTGACGGAGGTCTCGTGGACCCAGTTCAACATCATCATCCTTGCCGTCATCATCctggtggtgctgctgctgcttggcTTTGTGGGGGGCGTGTACACTTATCGAGAGTACCAGAACCGCAAGCTCAATGCCCCCTTCTGGACCATCGAATTGAAAGAAGACAATATCAGCTTCAGCAGCTACCATGACAGCATCCCCAACGCCGACGTGTCGGGCCTTCTGGAGGACGAGGCCAGCGAGGTTGTGCCGAACGGCCAGCTAGCCCTCACCACTCAGGGAAACTGCTACAAGGCTTAG
- the LOC107393461 gene encoding multiple epidermal growth factor-like domains protein 9 isoform X2 has product MSTTSLMMRRSSVLFCVLFGYIIGRSDAAPPVSPDAWFGSDSRGGIQTPPPGTRSSLDPGPGLHLTAAVVSSDPKASRSPAIRTGTVSPETGLISAIREPVAGPGSGLSSTRKRSTEAQTVLAPEKMLQTLMSMVSSQRSDNDAWASEPNPAVTSAEIEPSCNCSSGSEGIQNPEECDPRTGQCLCVSGYSGLQCDECEGEFFTNGTSGCLPCSCDSFGAMNLLCDSSGSCVCKPGVYGPKCDECHPGFFHFSNTGCRPCRCNNHTSSCHPQSGVCLDCEGNTQGSNCEECKPGFYRRPGSTLDHACAPCPCSNSTSTGTCRTGGSGSLVCEQCRPPYSGPLCDQCIAGFYRESGVCVPCDCSGNADPRGLDPLCHPDTGSCLRCINNTTGPRCQLCAPGFIGDALTHNCTRPATRLLSGPADPSPPKAPAPSRSSPTSSFTSVTLTYITTSRGFPEPNSTQAVLSSLSSPTDNTTSALTEVSWTQFNIIILAVIILVVLLLLGFVGGVYTYREYQNRKLNAPFWTIELKEDNISFSSYHDSIPNADVSGLLEDEASEVVPNGQLALTTQGNCYKA; this is encoded by the exons ATGAGCACAACATCCTTAATGATGCGCAGGTCATCGGTTCTGTTCTGTGTTCTGTTCGGATACATCATCGGACGTTCGGACGCTGCGCCCCCCGTCAGCCCCGATGCCTGGTTCGGCTCAGACTCCCGGGGAGGCATCCAGACCCCTCCACCCGGAACCAGGTCCTCCCTCGATCCCGGACCCGGACTCCATCTGACGGCTGCTGTTGTTTCATCCGACCCGAAGGCCTCTAGAAGCCCCGCGATCAGAACCGGAACCGTTTCCCCTGAAACCGGGTTAATCTCAGCCATAAGGGAACCAGTGGCTGGTCCGGGTTCCGGACTAAGCAGCACTCGGAAACGGTCCACTGAGGCCCAGACGGTTCTGGCTCCTGAGAAGATGCTGCAGACGCTGATGTCCATGGTCTCCTCCCAGCGCTCAGACAACGACGCCTGGGCTTCAGAACCGAACCCTGCTGTCACCTCAGCGGAAATAG agcCCTCGTGCAACTGCAGCAGCGGCAGCGAGGGGATTCAGAACCCAGAGGAGTGTGACCCGAGGACcggtcagtgtttgtgtgtgtcgggCTACAGCGGTCTGCAGTGTGACGAGTGTGAGGGGGAGTTCTTCACCAATGGCACCAGCGGCTGCCTGCCCTGCTCCTGTGACTCCTTCGGTGCCATGAACCTCCTCTGTGACAG ctcaggaagctgtGTGTGTAAGCCAGGCGTTTACGGGCCCAAGTGTGACGAGTGCCACCCGGGCTTCTTCCACTTCAGCAACACCGGCTGTCGGCCTTGCCGGTGCAACAACCACACCAGCTCCTGCCACCCTCAGTCCG GAGTGTGCCTGGACTGTGAGGGGAACACCCAGGGATCCAACTGTGAGGAGTGTAAGCCCGGGTTCTACCGTAGGCCCGGTTCTACCCTGGACCATGCCTGTGCACCATGTCCCTGCTCCAACTCCACCTCCACTGGCACCTGTCGCACCG gtggGAGTGGCTCTCTGGTGTGTGAGCAGTGCCGTCCTCCCTACAGCGGTCCGCTCTGTGATCAGTGCATTGCTGGTTTCTACAGGGAGTCAGGGGTGTGTGTTCCGTGTGACTGCAGCGGGAACGCGGACCCCCGAGGCCTGGACCCGCTTTGTCACCCTGACACCGGATCCTGCCTCCGCTGCATCAACAACACCACTGGGCCTCGGTGCCAGCTCTGTGCTCCAGGATTCATCGGGGATGCACTAACACACAACTGCACCCGTCCAG cGACCCGCCTCCTTTCAGGACCAGCAGATCCATCTCCACCCAAGGCCCCCGCACCCAGCAGATCCTCGCCCACGTCGTCTTTCACCAGTGTCACTTTGACTTACATCACCACCAGCAGAGGCTTCCCAGAGCCCAACAGCACCCAGGCTGTGCTGAGCAGCCTCAGCAGCCCAACTGACAACACCACATCTGCCCTGACGGAGGTCTCGTGGACCCAGTTCAACATCATCATCCTTGCCGTCATCATCctggtggtgctgctgctgcttggcTTTGTGGGGGGCGTGTACACTTATCGAGAGTACCAGAACCGCAAGCTCAATGCCCCCTTCTGGACCATCGAATTGAAAGAAGACAATATCAGCTTCAGCAGCTACCATGACAGCATCCCCAACGCCGACGTGTCGGGCCTTCTGGAGGACGAGGCCAGCGAGGTTGTGCCGAACGGCCAGCTAGCCCTCACCACTCAGGGAAACTGCTACAAGGCTTAG